In Arvicanthis niloticus isolate mArvNil1 chromosome 16, mArvNil1.pat.X, whole genome shotgun sequence, the sequence ACTTGCAATGGGGCGGGATCCCCACGCCTGGTCTCTAAGCCACGCCCACTGGCCAACCCTCATCTCTTCCTATCTACCTCCAATCCCTaacctgagaaagaaagaaggaaggaaagaaagaaggaaagagaaagaaagaaagaaagaaagaaagaaagaaagaaagaaagaaagaaagaaagaaagaaaaaaaggaaggacagaaggaaggaaggaaggaaggaaggaaggaaggaaggaaggaaggaaggaagaaaaacagaaaccaggaTGGAGTCTGCTCATGTCAGACTTTTTCCAGAGTGTAAAATGGTAACACAGCCATGTGACCTAGAGACAAGAAATTTTCCTGTGAAGGCCAAATTGTTGGAaacaccaacttgctgcaagcctCTCTTGGCTTcgaattccttccttcttccaaccagCTCTTTGCCCATGGCTGTCCTCACAGGTGCACATAACTACAGCCCAGCCACACCTTTGTGATTCCAGGCTGGTATTGggcttctctgtctccacttccagggttatctggaaatcagagttcatttcctttgaatctgcctgccacactgcatcattgtctttcactgttttgctcattatcatcactgtttttctcctttcCGGTTTCCATCTCTCCATTACAAATTAGAAGTGATTACTCAGTGCTTACTTTATAAATTAGTGGATATGCTGTAGGTTTCCTCAATGCCTTTTGCTGATCTGGTCATGTGACCTTGGTTCCCAAGGACTCTCAAAGTGATGGTCTTAGGGTGGGTGCCAATATGTCTGTGCTCTCACCCTAAGGAGAGATAATATCTTTGgcccagttatttttctcatttctatgagcaaatttctgtttgtgctctctctgtccacctgtgtgtgtgtgtgtgtgtgtgtgtgtgtgtgtgtatgtttgtctcctattcttcaccacacacatacacatagctgtaccacacaacacaacacacacacacacacacacacacacacacacacataagcacactcacacaaccacacagacaaacacgcaattgattttggtattaatttattgacttatttgtaTCCATGTTTATTCCCTCTTAGATTCACTAGCTTAATTGTTAGCATTTGCCTCAAGAGTCTTGATAGAAGTGTGTGCAGAGCCTGACAGCTTGTGCCAGTTCTTTGCTGTGGGGGTGAGTGGGTATGTCCAATCCATCCATGTCCAGGGGTTGCAGGCCTCTGATTGTGGAGAACATTTGGGGTTCACCTTTTAGAGAAGCGATTGCTGTAGTCCTTCAGTGCTTTGGCCATGAGAGGGGCGGGTCTCTTAGCAGGGGCCTTCTTGCAGTCTCTTGCTACAGAGGGCAGCTGGGGAGCCTTCTGGGTTCTGGGATGGGCAGAAAGCCTTAGgaaggctgtgtgaatgtggagcAAAGGCAGCCCCTCtgggtccaggctgtccttgttgGTCAGGACCCTTGTGCTGGGTGTGGAAGACCATCTTTGTCTGTCTGGCTTGCAGCCTCTTGTCCAATGTGTTTTGGATGCGGGCTCTGAGTCTTTGCAGCCTCTCCTCTTGGGATTCCTGAAGCTGTAGGTGTGTGGCAGACTCAGGGCTGCTATGGGTTGGCTTGCAGGTCTGGGTCTCAGGCTGGGAGTTTTCATCCAGTTGCTCTGGCTCAGCTTCATCCTTGGGAGCCTGGCCGTGAGCAGCATTCCTGATGCCAAGGCCCTCCTCTGAATGGAGCCTTTGGTGGGAtttctgctggagatgggctGCAGGCCTGCAACCCGAATAGACTTGGGTCTTGtgcttcttcctcagtgcccACCAGCAAGTTGAGGAGTCTTGATCctgctgagaggaagagggatcCAGGACAACATCCGGTGGGAAGCAGGCTTGGCCAGTCGAGGGGGACTCCGGAATGGCACAGTCAGTGATGGGACTCGGCTCCTTGGAGCTTCTAGACTCACCTGGAGGGACCTTGGCAGCTGGCCTCTGCACCCCAGCCAGACTGGGggattccctcttcctcttgcaGGGAGGCAgggccaaagaagaagaagatgaagaagaagagcagTATTCAGCTTGGAGGCAACTCCACAATGAACCATCCCCAGgggcttcctcctgcttccagtgGTCTGGTGGCTGGCTCTTCCTGTGCCCTCCACACAAAAGCCACTTGGGATTGCCTGTCTCAGAACCTGGCTTTCTGGAGAGGAGGGGCTCGGCTCCTTCATGCTGCCAAGTCTTCTCCAGGCTTGCCCTGGGCGGTCTTTCCTGCACCTGGTTCTGGCTACCTAGGTGCCGCTCAGAGCTCAGGCTTTCTCTTGGATCCAGGTTCTGACTGCTAGGTGCCCAAGGATCGGCCCTTATGTGTGATGTTTGGCTCGGGAGCCCAGGGGACCACTTGGCTACTAAGTCCTTTACAAATTGGACTAGAAGCTGCTGTTTCTTCAGCTGCTTGATGGTCTCTCTGAAGCCAATCTCTGCCAGGTAGTCACACAGGCTCGGCACAGTAGACAGTTCCATCAGGGTTTGGTAGATCTTTCTTTGGTCGGTCTCTCTACAAAGGTCATCGAACAGCTTCTGCAGGACAGCTGTCTGAGAGCCTGACTCCATGTCCCCTCACGAGGGCAGGATGGGAGACTCTGGGATCAATGGGCACGCTCgactcagctcctgtgtccacctcTAGGCAGGTGTGTGCTCACCTGAGCAGAGAACACCTACAGACAGTGGCACACAGGCTAATGGTCTTTGCCTCTGCTGGCATCCCTCTTTTATACTTGCAATGGGGCGGGATCCCCACGCCTGGTCTCTAAGCCACGCCCACTGGCCAACCCTCATCTCTTCCTATCTACCTCCAATCCCTaacctgagaaagaaagaaggaaggaaagaaagaaggaaagagaaagaaagaaagaaagaaagaaagaaagaaagaaagaaagaaagaaagaaagaaagaaaaaaaggaaggacagaaggaaggaaggaaggaaggaaggaaggaaggaaggaaggaagaaaaacagaaaccaggaTGGAGTCTGCTCATGTCAGACTTTTTCCAGAGTGTAAAATGGTAACACAGCCATGTGACCTAGAGACAAGAAATTTTCCTGTGAAGGCCAAATTGTTGGAaacaccaacttgctgcaagcctCTCTTGGCTTcgaattccttccttcttccaaccagCTCTTTGCCCATGGCTGTCCTCACAGGTGCACATAACTACAGCCCAGCCACACCTTTGTGATTCCAGGCTGGTATTGCgcttctctgtctccacttccagggttatctggaaatcagagttcatttcctttgaatctgcctgccacactgcatcattgtctttcactgttttgctcattatcatcactgtttttctccattttccgGTTTCCATCTCTCCATTACAAATTAGAAGTGATTACTCAGTGCTTACTTTATAAATTAGTGGATATGCTGTAGGTTTCCTCAATGCCTTTTGCTGATCTGGTCATGTGACCTTGGTTCCCAAGGACTCTCAAAGTGATGGTCTTAGGGTGGGTGCCAATATGTCTGTGCTCTCACCCTAAGGAGAGATAATATCTTTGgcccagttatttttctcatttctatgagcaaatttctgtttgtgctctctctgtccacctgtgtgtgtgtgtgtgtgtgtgtgtgtgtgtgtgtgtgtgtatgtttgtctcctattcttcaccacacacatacacatagctgtaccacacaacacaacacacacacacacacacacacacacacacacacacacacacataagcacactcacacaaccacacagacaaacacgcaattgattttggtattaatttattgacttatttgtaTCCATGTTTATTCCCTCTTAGATTCACTAGCTTAATTGTTAGCATTTGCCTCAAGAGTCTTGATAGAAGTGTGTGCAGAGCCTGACAGCTTGTGCCAGTTCTTTGCTGTGGGGTGAGTGGGTATGTCCAATCCATCCATGTCCAGGGGTTGCAGGCCTCTGATTGTGGAGAACATTTGGGGTTCACCTTTTAGAGAAGCGATTGCTGTAGTCCTTCAGTGCTTTGGCCATGAGAGGGGCGGGTCTCTTAGCAGGGGCCTTCTTGCAGTCTCTTGCTACAGAGGGCAGCTGGGGAGCCTTCTGGGTTCTGGGATGGGCAGAAGCCTTAGgaaggctgtgtgaatgtggagcAAAGGCAGCCCCTCtgggtccaggctgtccttgttgGTCAGGACCCTTGTGCTGGGTGTGGAAGACCATCTTTGTCTGTCTGGCTTGCAGCCTCTTGTCCAATGTGTTTTGGATGCGGGCTCTGAGTCTTTGCAGCCTCTCCTCTTGGGATTCCTGAAGCTGTAGGTGTGTGGCAGACTCAGGGCTGCTATGGGTTGGCTTGCAGGTCTGGGTCTCAGGCTGGGAGTTTTCATCCAGTTGCTCTGGCTCAGCTTCATCCTTGGGAGCCTGGCCGTGAGCAGCATTCCTGATGCCAAGGCCCTCCTCTGAATGGAGCCTTTGGTGGGAtttctgctggagatgggctGCAGGCCTGCAACCCGAATAGACTTGGGTCTTGtgcttcttcctcagtgcccACCAGCAAGTTGAGGAGTCTTGATCctgctgagaggaagagggatcCAGGACAACATCCGGTGGGAAGCAGGCTTGGCCAGTCGAGGGGGACTCCGGAATGGCACAGTCAGTGATGGGACTCGGCTCCTTGGAGCTTCTAGACTCACCTGGAGGGACCTTGGCAGCTGGCCTCTGCACCCCAGCCAGACTGGGggattccctcttcctcttgcaGGGAGGCAgggccaaagaagaagaagatgaagaagaagagcagTATTCAGCTTGGAGGCAACTCCACAATGAACCATCCCCAGgggcttcctcctgcttccagtgGTCTGGTGGCTGGCTCTTCCTGTGCCCTCCACACAAAAGCCACTTGGGATTGCCTGTCTCAGAACCTGGCTTTCTGGAGAGGAGGGGCTCGGCTCCTTCATGCTGCCAAGTCTTCTCCAGGCTTGCCCTGGGCGGTCTTTCCTGCACCTGGTTCTGGCTACCTAGGTGCCGCTCAGAGCTCAGGCTTTCTCTTGGATCCAGGTTCTGACTGCTAGGTGCCCAAGGATCGGCCCTTATGTGTGATGTTTGGCTCGGGAGCCCAGGGGACCACTTGGCTACTAAGTCCTTTACAAATTGGACTAGAAGCTGCTGTTTCTTCAGCTGCTTGATGGTCTCTCTGAAGCCAATCTCTGCCAGGTAGTCACACAGGCTCGGCACAGTAGACAGTTCCATCAGGGTTTGGTAGATCTTTCTTTGGTCGGTCTCTCTACAAAGGTCATCGAACAGCTTCTGCAGGACAGCTGTCTGAGAGCCTGACTCCATGTCCCCTCACGAGGGCAGGATGGGAGACTCTGGGATCAATGGGCACGCTCgactcagctcctgtgtccacctcTAGGCAGGTGTGTGCTCACCTGAGCAGAGAACACCTACAGACAGTGGCACACAGGCTAATGGTCTTTGCCTCTGCTGGCATCCCTCTTTTATACTTGCAATGGGGCGGGATCCCCATGCCTGGTCTCTAAGCCACGCCCACTGGCCAACCCTCATCTCTTCCTATCTACCTCCAATCCCTaacctgagaaagaaagaaggaaggaaagaaagaaggaaagagaaagaaagaaagaaagaaagaaagaaagaaagaaagaaagaaagaaaaaaaggaaggacagaaggaaggaaggaaggaaggaaggaaggaaggaaggaaggaaggaaggaaggaagaaaaacagaaaccaggaTGGAGTCTGCTCATGTCAGACTTTTTCCAGAGTGTAAAATGGTAACACAGCCATGTGACCTAGAGACAAGAAATTTTCCTGTGAAGGCCAAATTGTTGGAaacaccaacttgctgcaagcctCTCTTGGCTTcgaattccttccttcttccaaccagCTCTTTGCCCATGGCT encodes:
- the LOC117721312 gene encoding LOW QUALITY PROTEIN: uncharacterized protein LOC117721312 (The sequence of the model RefSeq protein was modified relative to this genomic sequence to represent the inferred CDS: inserted 1 base in 1 codon; substituted 1 base at 1 genomic stop codon) yields the protein MESGSQTAVLQKLFDDLCRETDQRKIYQTLMELSTVPSLCDYLAEIGFRETIKQLKKQQLLVQFVKDLVAKWSPGLPSQTSHIRADPWAPSSQNLDPRESLSSERHLGSQNQVQERPPRASLEKTWQHEGAEPLLSRKPGSETGNPKWLLCGGHRKSQPPDHWKQEEAPGDGSLWSCLQAEYCSSSSSSSSLALPPCKRKRESPSLAGVQRPAAKVPPGESRSSKEPSPITDCAIPESPSTGQACFPPDVVLDPSSSQQDQDSSTCWWALRKKHKTQVYSGCRPAAHLQQKSHQRLHSEEGLGIRNAAHGQAPKDEAEPEQLDENSQPETQTCKPTHSSPESATHLQLQESQEERLQRLRARIQNTLDKRLQARQTKMVFHTQHKGPDQQGQPGPRGAAFAPHSHSLPKASAHPRTQKAPQLPSVARDCKKAPAKRPAPLMAKALKDYSNRFSKRXTPNVLHNQRPATPGHGXDWTYPLTPQQRTGTSCQALHTLLSRLLRQMLTIKLVNLRGNKHGYK